The genomic window TTTTCATCAGCATATTCATCCATGGAAAAATAGTGTACATGCTTCATGGATAAATTAAGGGCATTGGCCATATCGGCCAGTATCTGGTACTGGAAAATAGGTCCGGTAGGGAAAACACCCACAAATTCTTTCCCCTCATCAGCAGCTTTTTTTATTCTAACCAGCATGTCCAGTGCCATCTTGTAATGGAATTCCTTTACCGGTACAACCTTAATATTGAAGTCAGGATGGGCATCAGGGGGAGGTTTACAAATATCTTCCCTTTTTATCTTAGCTACCCTTTTACACACCTCCATATCCCGGAATGCCAAGAATTCAGCCGGCTGGAATTCAATAAGATCAATATCGGGATTAAAATGTTCAGGCATTACAAGCTCCTTTCTTTACAGGCATTACTCCTGGTTTAGGATTAAGGCCTAGTTAATTTGTTAAGTTTGTTTTTCAAACATATTAAAATTAAACCACTAAAAAGTTAAAGTCATAGGTACCATTTTAAATAATAGGCTGTAATCAAGGATTTTTTTGCCTTCAATTACAGCAAGGGAAGCTTCACCTTCTCACCAGATTCAATAGCCTTATCTATGGCCAGGCAAACCTCATGAACCTTTATACCGTAATCCAGTCTTATCAGGCTGTCTTTATCATTGATAATGTCTTCCATAAAAGCATCTATAACTCTTCCAAATGGATGATGGGATACTTCGGCACTGTTAATTAAGGTGCAGTTAAACGTCTGGAACCCTTCCTGGCCAGCAAAAATTTCCTTGGTAAAATATTTTTCATTTAAAATGCTGCCCTTGCTGCCATGTATCATTATATTGAAATAATAAGGGCACTCCACTTCAAAGCTGCCGCCGGTCTTCCCGATTGCCCCGTTTTTAAATTTAAGTGATGCTGATACGGTGGGAGGGTATTCATATTCCTTGCGGTGTCCCCAAACTCCATAACCAACTACTTCTTCTACATCTCCCCCAATCCGCATGAGCACCCCTATGGAATGACAGCCGCCCAATAAAGTTACTGAAGGTCCCCCCCTCTTGGTATAGGCTCCCCAGCTCCAAGCGTTCCACCAGGGGCCGATCTCATGCCAGTAATCAGTTTCAACAAAAAATATATCTCCCAATGCGCCTTTTTCAATCATGCTTTTTATACTGAGAAACTGGGCATAGTACTCTGCTACAAAACCAACCAGGGATTTAATATTATATTTTGCTTTTGCTTCCTCATAGGCTTTTTGTACTGCCCTAAGTTCATCCAAAGTATGCACTATAGGTTTTTCTGCAAAGAAATGCTTTCCTGCCTCACATGCTTTTATAATCTCTTCCGCCCTTAAAAAATTGGGCGAGCACATAGATATAATATCAATATCGTCTCTTTTAATCAGGTCATCATAGGTTGCTTCTATTTCACAATCCAGGTTAAACTCTGCCTTCTTGGCTTCAGCGCTTTCCTTTTTACGGGAAGCCAAAGCTTTTATCTCGCAATGGGGGTTATTAATATAGCCCTTTATATGCTCTCCTGCTACCCATCCCATACCAAAGATACCTACGCCATATTTTTTATTATTCATTTTAATATTTACCTCGCTTAATTTATTAAATTTTTGATTTATTCCTTAGAAGAAATGCCGCTGATGGTAACTGCTAATAGAATGATTAAGCCCAGTACCACCTCTCTCCAGAAAGGATCCAGGTTCATTATAACCATGGAGTTATTTATAAGACCGAAAACTACTACCCCCAGAAATACACCTAAAGCAGAACCTTTGCCCCCGGTTAAGGCTATTCCTCCCACTACCACTGCCGCCAGGGCATTCAAGGTATAGGGATCGCCGGTAGTAGGATAAGCTACGCTTATCTGGGATATGAGCACAATGGTTGCTATTCCGTATAATCCCCCTGCTATGGAGTAGACCAGGGTTTTATATAGCCTTACCTTTATTCCTGAAAGATAGGCAGCTTCAACATTGCCCCCCACTGCAAACAGCAGCCTTCCGAACTTGATATACCTTAGGGTCAGAAAAAGGAGGATTAGAATTATTACAAACACAATGGTGGGATATGGTATTACCCCAAACAGCCTGCCTACAAAAAATTTAAACCTGCCCTGCAAGGCTATATATTTTCCCCCTGAAATCAGTAATGCCGCCCCGGTATAAACAGTAGCCAGGGCCAGGGTAATAATAAATGAGTGTGCCTTTATGCGGGTAACAAAAAATCCATTTACAGCCCCTATTATCATACCCAGCAGCATAACTGCCACTATTGCTAAAAAGGTGTTATAACGGATAATGACTATGGCAAATACGAGCCCTAATACTGAAATCATTGGCCCCACCGAAAGGTCAAATTCCCCGGTGATTAAGATCATGGATACACCCACCGATATAATGCCCAAAACTGACACCTGAAGCACTATATTGAAAAGATTCTGCACCGATAAAAAATTAGGGTTTACAATAGTTACCACTACACCAATAATAATCATTAATATAATTAAGAAAACTTGCTGGTTCATAAAAATACTTTTTAGCCTGCTGCTTACTGGTGTTTTTATTGCTGAACTCAAATTACCATTAGTATTATTGCTCATTTTTATTCCCTTTTGTTATGTTGCCCCTAAAGAATATTTTAAAACGTTTGCTTCGGTTCTTTCTTCACCTTCAAGTATCTTAACCATCGAGCCTTTATACATCACCCCTATCCTGTCACTCATAAGTACCAATTCCTGGTTGTCAGAAGATATCATGATTATTATTTTTCCCTCGGCTAAAAGGTTGTCCATCAATTTATATATATCCTCTTTTGCCCCAATATCAATGCCTAATGTTGGTTCATCCAGGATCAATATTTCAGAATTTGCCAGCAGCCACTTGGCAAATACCACTTTCTGCTGGTTACCGCCACTTAAATTTGAAACTATTTTCCTGATGGATGGAGTAGAGATATTAAGATAATTAGCCATCCTGGATACTTCGCTAAACTCCTTTTTTAGCTTTAGTAAATATTGCCGGCCCACACTGAGCTTGGTTAAGTTTACATTCTCAAAAATAGGCCTGCTTATTATTAACCCGTTTTTCTTTCTATCTTCGGTAAGAAGGCCAATATCTTTATAAATAGCATCCACCGGATTTTTGGGTGTTATGTCTTCCCCTTTATACAGCAGCTGGCCCGAATCTTTTTTATCCAGGCCAAAAATTAATCTCACCAGTTCAGTCCTGCCTGCTCCTACCAAGCCCCCCAGTCCAAAGATTTCTCCTTTTCGCACTTCAAAAGATATGTTTTTTACCACTCCTGCCTTGGAATAGTTGATAACCTCTAATTTCTCTTGGCCTATATTTGCTTTTTTCCTGGCATATATCTCTTTCTTTTCTTTAGCGATCATGGCATTGATAATGTTATCTACTTCCACATCCTTAATGAAATAGGTGCCTACCTTTTTTCCATCCCTTAGCACCGTTACCCTGTCCCCCAGGTAGAATATCTCCCCCAGGTTATGTGAAATATAAATAATACCCACCCCTGTAGAAGTAAGGTTCTTAATGGTACTAAAAATTTTTTCTTCCACCTCCCGGTCCAGGGATGCAGTAGGTTCATCCA from Actinomycetota bacterium includes these protein-coding regions:
- a CDS encoding ABC transporter permease, encoding MSNNTNGNLSSAIKTPVSSRLKSIFMNQQVFLIILMIIIGVVVTIVNPNFLSVQNLFNIVLQVSVLGIISVGVSMILITGEFDLSVGPMISVLGLVFAIVIIRYNTFLAIVAVMLLGMIIGAVNGFFVTRIKAHSFIITLALATVYTGAALLISGGKYIALQGRFKFFVGRLFGVIPYPTIVFVIILILLFLTLRYIKFGRLLFAVGGNVEAAYLSGIKVRLYKTLVYSIAGGLYGIATIVLISQISVAYPTTGDPYTLNALAAVVVGGIALTGGKGSALGVFLGVVVFGLINNSMVIMNLDPFWREVVLGLIILLAVTISGISSKE
- a CDS encoding sugar ABC transporter ATP-binding protein encodes the protein MQEQKEKILNVTGISKFYPGVKALVDVDFDLYQGEIHCLVGKNGAGKSTLIEILAGSINADKGKIEVFGQAVENLTPSRSIFLGIQTIHQADQLVDNMTVAENVFLSDLKTDKSFFSLKKCISESKKIFDSIGVSLDPKKLVKQLTPVERKVLSIAKAFSEEVKILILDEPTASLDREVEEKIFSTIKNLTSTGVGIIYISHNLGEIFYLGDRVTVLRDGKKVGTYFIKDVEVDNIINAMIAKEKKEIYARKKANIGQEKLEVINYSKAGVVKNISFEVRKGEIFGLGGLVGAGRTELVRLIFGLDKKDSGQLLYKGEDITPKNPVDAIYKDIGLLTEDRKKNGLIISRPIFENVNLTKLSVGRQYLLKLKKEFSEVSRMANYLNISTPSIRKIVSNLSGGNQQKVVFAKWLLANSEILILDEPTLGIDIGAKEDIYKLMDNLLAEGKIIIMISSDNQELVLMSDRIGVMYKGSMVKILEGEERTEANVLKYSLGAT
- a CDS encoding Gfo/Idh/MocA family oxidoreductase, with amino-acid sequence MNNKKYGVGIFGMGWVAGEHIKGYINNPHCEIKALASRKKESAEAKKAEFNLDCEIEATYDDLIKRDDIDIISMCSPNFLRAEEIIKACEAGKHFFAEKPIVHTLDELRAVQKAYEEAKAKYNIKSLVGFVAEYYAQFLSIKSMIEKGALGDIFFVETDYWHEIGPWWNAWSWGAYTKRGGPSVTLLGGCHSIGVLMRIGGDVEEVVGYGVWGHRKEYEYPPTVSASLKFKNGAIGKTGGSFEVECPYYFNIMIHGSKGSILNEKYFTKEIFAGQEGFQTFNCTLINSAEVSHHPFGRVIDAFMEDIINDKDSLIRLDYGIKVHEVCLAIDKAIESGEKVKLPLL